The following proteins are co-located in the Bacillus pumilus genome:
- a CDS encoding DUF1934 domain-containing protein, which produces MTQNQISIHVKSVMKPETEPAETIEFRTTGTYQEKNDKTYLTYHEEHEMGQVKTVVKMSDKEIFVMRSGAIQMKQRFLIGETTVTHYTMPFGTLQLDVHTHGIDLDVDKGLLHITYDMLTGEDQKHLHTLSISYKEDLRS; this is translated from the coding sequence ATGACACAAAACCAAATTTCAATTCATGTAAAGTCAGTGATGAAACCAGAGACGGAACCGGCTGAAACGATCGAATTCCGGACAACTGGAACGTACCAAGAGAAGAATGACAAAACGTATCTCACTTACCATGAAGAACATGAAATGGGTCAAGTAAAAACCGTTGTGAAAATGAGTGATAAAGAAATTTTTGTCATGAGATCAGGTGCCATTCAAATGAAGCAGCGCTTTCTCATTGGAGAAACGACCGTCACACATTACACGATGCCATTCGGTACACTTCAGCTCGATGTTCACACACATGGCATTGATCTCGATGTGGACAAGGGACTGCTGCACATTACGTACGATATGCTCACAGGTGAAGATCAAAAGCATTTACATACATTATCGATTTCGTATAAGGAGGATTTACGTTCATGA
- the argS gene encoding arginine--tRNA ligase encodes MNIAEQVKDALKEEIIAAVVKAGLADESQVPDVLLEEPKEKTHGDYSTNMAMQLARIAKKAPRQIAEDIVNAFDKGKASIEKLDIAGPGFINFYMNNQYLTKLIPSVLEAKEAYGETNTGGGQKVQVEFVSANPTGDLHLGHARGAAVGDSLCNILDKAGFDVSREYYINDAGNQINNLALSVEVRYFEALGLEKEMPEDGYRGEDIKGIGQKLADEFGDRFVHEPEEERMKFFREYGLKYELEKLRVDLENFRVPFDVWYSETSLYENGKIEPALETLREKGYIFEADGATWLRSTDFGDDKDRVLIKKDGSFTYLLPDIAYHKDKLDRGFDQLINIWGADHHGYIPRMKAAIQALGYPADKLEVEIIQLVHLYKNGEKMKMSKRTGKAVTMRDLIEEVGLDATRYFFAMRSAATHMDFDLDLAISTSNENPVYYAQYAHARICSMLRQGEEKGYEPNLEKADFSHIQSEKEYDLLKIIGSFPEVVAEAAEKRIPHRVTNYIYDLASALHSFYNAEKVIDVENETKTIARLSLMKATQITLANAFKLIGVSAPEKM; translated from the coding sequence ATGAATATCGCAGAACAGGTCAAAGATGCGTTAAAAGAAGAAATCATTGCGGCAGTCGTCAAAGCAGGACTTGCTGATGAAAGCCAGGTGCCTGATGTCCTTTTGGAAGAGCCAAAAGAGAAAACGCACGGTGATTACTCCACCAACATGGCGATGCAGCTTGCCCGCATTGCGAAAAAAGCACCTCGTCAAATCGCAGAAGACATTGTCAATGCGTTTGACAAAGGGAAAGCGTCTATTGAAAAACTGGATATCGCAGGTCCAGGATTCATTAACTTTTATATGAACAATCAGTATTTAACAAAGCTCATCCCATCGGTCCTTGAGGCAAAAGAGGCATACGGCGAAACGAATACAGGCGGCGGCCAGAAGGTACAAGTCGAATTCGTTTCAGCAAACCCAACAGGTGATCTTCACCTTGGACATGCCCGCGGAGCAGCTGTAGGTGATTCTCTTTGCAACATCCTTGATAAAGCAGGGTTCGACGTGAGCCGTGAATACTATATCAACGATGCAGGGAATCAAATCAATAACCTCGCTTTATCTGTAGAAGTACGTTACTTTGAGGCGCTCGGTCTTGAAAAAGAAATGCCAGAGGACGGCTATAGAGGAGAAGACATCAAAGGCATTGGTCAAAAGCTTGCTGATGAATTTGGTGACCGTTTCGTGCACGAGCCAGAAGAAGAGCGCATGAAGTTCTTCCGTGAGTACGGATTAAAATACGAATTAGAAAAATTACGTGTAGACCTGGAGAATTTCCGTGTCCCATTTGATGTATGGTATTCTGAAACATCTTTATATGAAAACGGCAAAATTGAACCAGCGCTAGAAACGCTTCGTGAAAAAGGCTATATCTTTGAAGCAGACGGCGCGACATGGCTGCGTTCAACTGATTTTGGCGATGACAAGGACCGTGTACTGATTAAAAAAGACGGCAGCTTCACGTACTTGCTTCCAGATATCGCATATCATAAGGACAAACTGGATAGAGGCTTTGATCAGCTCATTAACATTTGGGGAGCAGACCATCATGGCTATATCCCTCGAATGAAAGCGGCCATCCAAGCCCTTGGATATCCAGCGGACAAGCTTGAAGTAGAAATCATTCAGCTTGTTCACCTATACAAAAACGGTGAAAAGATGAAGATGAGTAAGCGTACAGGAAAAGCAGTCACAATGCGTGATCTGATTGAAGAAGTAGGCTTAGATGCCACTCGTTATTTCTTTGCGATGAGAAGTGCGGCGACACATATGGACTTTGACCTAGACTTAGCGATTTCTACGTCGAACGAAAACCCTGTGTATTATGCACAATATGCGCATGCGAGAATTTGCAGTATGCTGCGTCAAGGGGAAGAAAAAGGCTATGAGCCGAACCTTGAAAAAGCAGACTTCTCTCATATCCAATCGGAAAAAGAATACGATCTTTTGAAAATCATCGGCAGCTTCCCAGAAGTCGTAGCAGAAGCCGCTGAAAAACGTATTCCGCACCGTGTGACGAACTATATTTATGACCTTGCATCAGCCCTTCACAGCTTCTACAATGCAGAGAAGGTCATTGATGTAGAAAACGAAACAAAAACGATAGCACGTCTATCACTCATGAAAGCAACACAAATTACGCTAGCCAACGCATTCAAACTAATTGGCGTATCTGCACCGGAAAAGATGTAA
- a CDS encoding S66 family peptidase, translated as MHTPSPLKKGDHIRVIAPSRSAGILSEEGMSQAKKRLETLGFTVSFGKHVFECDLHSSSSIEHRVSDLHEAFSNDEVDGILTAIGGFNCNELLPYIDYDLIRQHPKVLCGYSDITAIANAITTKCDMVTYSGPHFSSFQMEQGQEEQTVMFQACVMSGEPFDLTPSTKWSDDAWYLDQANRQFHPTKWGIYHEGTAEGTLYGGNLCTLNLLQGTSYMPKVKDTILFVEDDDLVFPEMFARDLTSLLQHAGSIKGLIIGRFQKKSQMTEEHLRFILDKHPMLKHIPVIYDVDIGHTQPVFTLPIGGNAQLSCKDGDVKLRIHS; from the coding sequence ATGCATACACCATCTCCTTTAAAAAAAGGCGACCATATTCGGGTCATCGCCCCAAGCCGAAGTGCTGGCATCTTATCAGAAGAAGGAATGTCTCAAGCCAAAAAACGTTTAGAGACTTTAGGGTTTACTGTCTCTTTTGGAAAACACGTGTTTGAATGTGATCTTCATTCCTCATCATCCATTGAACACCGCGTATCTGATCTACATGAGGCGTTCTCAAATGATGAAGTCGATGGCATTTTGACTGCAATCGGCGGTTTCAACTGCAATGAGCTTTTGCCTTATATTGATTACGACTTGATCCGTCAGCATCCCAAAGTCCTTTGCGGCTACAGTGATATCACAGCAATCGCCAACGCCATTACCACAAAATGTGATATGGTGACATACTCAGGCCCTCATTTCTCCAGCTTTCAAATGGAGCAGGGACAAGAGGAGCAGACAGTCATGTTTCAAGCCTGCGTGATGAGCGGCGAGCCATTTGATCTTACTCCTTCTACAAAATGGAGTGATGATGCGTGGTATCTTGACCAAGCGAACAGGCAGTTTCATCCGACGAAATGGGGAATATATCACGAAGGAACAGCTGAAGGCACCTTGTATGGCGGAAACCTTTGTACACTGAACTTACTGCAAGGGACCTCGTATATGCCGAAAGTAAAGGATACGATCTTATTTGTTGAGGATGATGACTTGGTGTTTCCTGAAATGTTTGCCAGAGACCTTACCTCCCTCTTACAGCATGCAGGATCAATCAAAGGGCTGATCATCGGACGCTTTCAAAAGAAATCTCAGATGACAGAGGAACATTTGAGGTTCATCCTAGACAAGCATCCAATGCTCAAACACATCCCGGTGATCTATGATGTAGATATAGGACATACACAGCCTGTATTCACCTTACCGATTGGCGGAAACGCCCAGCTATCGTGCAAAGACGGAGACGTGAAGCTGCGCATTCATTCATAA